In Actinomadura citrea, a single window of DNA contains:
- a CDS encoding ABC transporter substrate-binding protein — protein sequence MAGDGDRILSEDRLRGVLDLFERLRERPPWRWRERLRPLLLLLGPDRAASHAAEMLKSRCEDERAPVSHIAADTPATDVAGVLREAKRELSQPSSRARGEPALRFPLLEMALWLRDLREIRLAGDRPPPRGASSSERENHLLVRRLTHPPVGDNENARRRELNRVIRRRGRDVLRDIEEVRGRPATFLSFLEQIAPIGIAAVALISAGTAAALDLASAVLAAVIGLAFVTVQIVARTRGWYGVRRFGWFLRQPYVDRDSTGFLGLALGVFDPRPVEPDDHGEQLDLLLVAAFLEDLRRNYRRDYRRAAWARVRYPVLIFEHLSAGHPGVAFVELVERVRADSQASDRLPGFDPLIVVAGVDPAAPASADQADPSGLRLLERLARAVRVDVASDEPQSVIAARGLWDRYTREQRRVGALGSRRELRVDVTRDPGGDLPPVRPVRRRPRLAHPALPWIAMVAVAAASVSVISVQVVRYCSPFGIRRMANGECVGITDGSFRFGEDSGGKNNDNRLNKVLDRIESLNDHVMESGKPYATVVYLGPVTADPSIKNKRIDLLAGVQGELIGLSIAQKRFNDAAEGDDLRLRVLVANAGAKFRYAEDVAEQIRGLALEDRSIVAVIGFEQSRRQTQEAIRLLAKSALPLVGTANSYDGTALLDGDAGYSPYYFRLASPNARTARHAAYWARHGDVGGKKVDDAVVIYDGDPDDLYSANLATDFQRSFRPGKALMRPYKNPGELNKSVREACQDQPDLFYYAGRSDEFRSFVNVLELSCPKRPLVLADDEIAKYVSDNAEELGRKNTFDLFFTPLAAREAWTWRWIGDQAPQTFYSDYDPGVREMTDDGDDPSGRRPSITRAAVSYDAATLVATVASKVYWQEKALPSAGSVFAALNDPDHDVLRNGASGVLRFGSRGAGHQVLDRPVILATIRQDGTTEVKQVCGRLVAGGQGRAECPPGEGRGGTLAK from the coding sequence ATGGCGGGCGACGGCGACCGGATCCTGAGCGAGGATCGGCTGCGCGGGGTCCTCGACCTGTTCGAACGGCTGCGGGAGCGGCCGCCGTGGCGGTGGCGGGAGCGGCTGCGGCCCCTGCTCCTGCTGCTCGGGCCGGACCGGGCCGCCTCCCACGCCGCCGAGATGCTCAAGTCCCGCTGCGAGGACGAGCGGGCCCCGGTGTCGCACATCGCGGCCGACACGCCCGCCACCGACGTCGCGGGCGTGCTGCGCGAGGCCAAGCGCGAGCTGTCGCAGCCGAGCAGCCGCGCCCGCGGCGAGCCTGCGCTGCGGTTCCCGCTGCTGGAGATGGCGCTGTGGCTGCGCGACCTGCGGGAGATCCGGCTGGCCGGCGACCGCCCGCCGCCGCGCGGCGCCTCCTCGTCCGAGCGCGAGAACCACCTGCTCGTCCGGCGGCTGACGCACCCGCCGGTCGGCGACAACGAGAACGCGCGCCGCCGCGAGCTCAACCGGGTGATCCGGCGGCGCGGCCGGGACGTCCTGCGCGACATCGAGGAGGTGCGCGGCAGGCCCGCCACGTTCTTATCGTTCCTGGAGCAGATCGCTCCCATCGGCATCGCCGCCGTCGCGCTGATCAGCGCCGGGACGGCGGCGGCGCTCGACCTCGCCTCCGCCGTGCTCGCGGCCGTCATCGGGCTGGCGTTCGTGACCGTGCAGATCGTCGCCCGGACGCGCGGCTGGTACGGGGTGCGGCGGTTCGGCTGGTTCCTGCGCCAGCCCTACGTCGACCGCGACTCCACCGGGTTCCTCGGCCTCGCGCTCGGCGTGTTCGACCCCCGCCCGGTCGAGCCGGACGACCACGGGGAGCAGCTCGACCTGCTGCTCGTCGCCGCCTTCCTGGAGGACCTGCGCCGCAACTACCGGCGCGACTACCGGCGCGCCGCGTGGGCCCGGGTCCGCTACCCGGTGCTGATCTTCGAGCATCTGTCCGCCGGGCATCCCGGGGTGGCGTTCGTGGAGCTGGTCGAGCGGGTCCGCGCCGACAGCCAGGCGAGCGACCGGCTTCCCGGCTTCGACCCGCTCATCGTCGTCGCCGGAGTCGACCCGGCCGCCCCCGCGAGCGCCGACCAGGCCGACCCGTCCGGGCTCCGGCTGCTGGAGCGGCTCGCGCGGGCCGTCCGGGTGGACGTGGCCTCGGACGAGCCGCAGAGCGTCATCGCCGCGCGCGGCCTGTGGGACCGCTACACGCGCGAGCAGCGCCGCGTCGGCGCCCTCGGGTCGCGCCGCGAGCTGCGCGTGGACGTCACCCGCGACCCGGGCGGCGACCTGCCGCCCGTGCGTCCGGTGCGGCGCCGCCCCCGGCTCGCCCATCCGGCGCTGCCGTGGATCGCCATGGTCGCGGTCGCCGCCGCGTCCGTCTCGGTGATCTCCGTGCAGGTGGTGCGGTACTGCTCCCCGTTCGGCATCAGGCGGATGGCGAACGGCGAGTGCGTCGGCATCACCGACGGGTCGTTCCGCTTCGGCGAGGACTCCGGCGGCAAGAACAACGACAACCGGCTCAACAAGGTCCTCGACCGGATCGAGTCGCTGAACGACCACGTCATGGAGTCCGGCAAGCCGTACGCGACCGTGGTCTACCTCGGCCCGGTGACCGCCGACCCGTCCATCAAGAACAAGCGGATCGACCTGCTCGCCGGGGTACAGGGCGAGCTGATCGGGCTGTCGATCGCGCAGAAGCGGTTCAACGACGCCGCCGAGGGCGACGACCTGCGGCTGCGGGTGCTGGTCGCCAACGCGGGCGCCAAGTTCCGCTACGCCGAGGACGTCGCCGAGCAGATCCGCGGGCTGGCGCTCGAGGACCGCTCGATCGTCGCGGTGATCGGGTTCGAGCAGAGCCGCCGGCAGACCCAGGAGGCGATCAGGCTGCTGGCCAAGTCGGCGCTGCCCCTCGTCGGCACCGCCAACAGCTACGACGGGACGGCGCTGCTCGACGGCGACGCCGGCTACTCGCCGTACTACTTCCGGCTCGCGTCCCCCAACGCGCGGACCGCCCGGCACGCCGCGTACTGGGCGCGGCACGGCGACGTCGGCGGCAAGAAGGTGGACGACGCGGTCGTCATCTACGACGGCGACCCCGACGACCTCTACAGCGCGAACCTGGCGACCGACTTCCAGCGGTCGTTCCGGCCCGGCAAGGCGCTGATGCGCCCGTACAAGAACCCCGGCGAGCTGAACAAGTCGGTCAGGGAGGCGTGCCAGGACCAGCCCGACCTGTTCTACTACGCGGGGCGGTCGGACGAGTTCCGCTCGTTCGTCAACGTCCTGGAGCTCTCCTGCCCCAAGCGCCCGCTGGTCCTCGCCGACGACGAGATCGCCAAGTACGTCAGCGACAACGCCGAGGAGCTCGGCCGCAAGAACACCTTCGACCTGTTCTTCACGCCGCTGGCCGCCCGGGAGGCGTGGACGTGGCGCTGGATCGGCGACCAGGCGCCGCAGACGTTCTACTCCGACTACGACCCGGGGGTCCGGGAGATGACCGACGACGGGGACGACCCGTCGGGGCGGCGGCCGTCCATCACCCGCGCCGCCGTCAGCTACGACGCGGCGACCCTCGTCGCGACCGTGGCGAGCAAGGTGTACTGGCAGGAGAAGGCGCTGCCGTCGGCGGGCTCGGTGTTCGCGGCGCTCAACGACCCCGACCACGACGTGCTGCGCAACGGCGCCAGCGGCGTGCTGCGGTTCGGCTCCCGCGGCGCCGGCCACCAGGTGCTCGACCGGCCGGTGATCCTCGCGACGATCCGGCAGGACGGGACGACGGAGGTCAAGCAGGTGTGCGGGCGCCTCGTCGCCGGCGGGCAGGGCCGGGCCGAGTGCCCGCCGGGGGAGGGGCGGGGCGGCACCCTCGCGAAGTAG
- a CDS encoding citrate synthase 2, translating into MSDFKPGLEGVVAFETEIAEPDKEGGALRYRGVDIEELVGRVSFGDAWGLLVDDSFTPGLAPADPHLLPVTSGDVRVDVQSSLPTLATAYGMKPLLDISDEEARADLARVSVTALSFVAQSARGVGKPMVPQHRIDESGTITERFMVRWRGEPDPKHVRAIDAYWVSAAEHGMNASTFTARVIASTGADVAASISGAIGAMSGPLHGGAPARVLPMIEKVEQLGDARKVVGDILDSGERLMGFGHRVYRAEDPRARVLRRTAKELDAPRYEAAKALEDAALAELRERRPDRPIETNVEFWAAVVLDFAEVPTAMMPAMFTCGRTAGWAAHILEQKRTGRLVRPSARYTGPGSRSLDEVAGAAEVLKRKAG; encoded by the coding sequence ATGTCCGACTTCAAACCCGGTCTCGAAGGGGTCGTCGCCTTCGAGACGGAGATCGCCGAGCCGGACAAGGAGGGCGGCGCCCTCCGCTACCGGGGCGTCGACATCGAGGAACTCGTCGGGCGTGTCTCCTTCGGCGACGCCTGGGGCCTCCTCGTGGACGACAGCTTCACCCCGGGCCTGGCCCCCGCCGACCCGCACCTGCTCCCGGTCACCTCCGGCGACGTGCGGGTGGACGTGCAGAGCTCCCTCCCCACCCTCGCCACCGCGTACGGGATGAAGCCGCTGCTCGACATCTCCGACGAGGAGGCCCGCGCCGACCTCGCCCGGGTGTCGGTGACGGCGCTGTCGTTCGTGGCGCAGTCCGCGCGCGGCGTGGGCAAGCCGATGGTCCCGCAGCACCGGATCGACGAGTCCGGAACCATCACCGAGCGGTTCATGGTCCGCTGGCGCGGTGAGCCCGACCCCAAGCACGTCCGGGCCATCGACGCGTACTGGGTCTCGGCCGCCGAGCACGGCATGAACGCCTCCACCTTCACCGCCCGCGTCATCGCCTCCACCGGCGCGGACGTGGCCGCCAGCATCTCCGGCGCGATCGGCGCCATGTCGGGCCCCCTGCACGGCGGCGCCCCCGCCCGCGTACTGCCGATGATCGAGAAGGTCGAGCAGCTCGGCGACGCCCGCAAGGTCGTCGGCGACATCCTCGACTCCGGCGAGCGGCTGATGGGCTTCGGGCACCGCGTGTACCGCGCCGAGGACCCGCGCGCCCGCGTGCTGCGCCGTACCGCCAAGGAACTGGACGCGCCCCGCTACGAGGCCGCCAAGGCCCTGGAGGACGCGGCCCTGGCCGAGTTGCGCGAGCGCCGCCCGGACCGTCCGATCGAGACGAACGTGGAGTTCTGGGCCGCGGTCGTCCTCGACTTCGCCGAGGTCCCGACCGCGATGATGCCCGCCATGTTCACCTGCGGCCGCACCGCCGGGTGGGCGGCGCACATCCTGGAGCAGAAGCGCACCGGCCGCCTCGTCCGGCCGAGCGCCCGCTACACCGGTCCCGGCAGCCGCTCCCTCGACGAGGTCGCCGGCGCGGCGGAGGTCCTCAAGCGCAAGGCCGGCTGA
- the pdxH gene encoding pyridoxamine 5'-phosphate oxidase, whose translation MGELSESALPADPLALFAVWFAEVHASGLAEPNAMILATASGDGVPSARTVLLKGYGPQGFRFFTNLTSHKGRDLAENPRAALVFPWHPLYRQVRVAGPVSELPREETAAYFRTRPYGSRIGAWASENQSGVIPGREVLERRYAEAAGRWPDPASGRAEAPEGEAAAAVPLPDFWGGYRVVPESIEFWQGRRDRLHDRIRYRRAAPGDAEGWAVERLAP comes from the coding sequence GTGGGCGAATTGTCCGAGTCGGCGCTCCCCGCCGACCCGCTCGCCCTGTTCGCCGTGTGGTTCGCCGAGGTGCACGCCTCCGGGCTGGCCGAGCCGAACGCGATGATCCTCGCGACCGCCTCCGGCGACGGGGTCCCGAGCGCCCGGACGGTCCTGCTCAAGGGCTACGGGCCGCAGGGCTTCCGGTTCTTCACGAACCTGACCTCCCACAAGGGCCGCGACCTCGCGGAGAACCCGCGCGCGGCGCTGGTGTTCCCGTGGCATCCCCTGTACCGGCAGGTCCGGGTCGCGGGACCGGTGTCCGAACTCCCGCGCGAGGAGACGGCCGCCTACTTCCGGACGCGCCCGTACGGGTCCCGGATCGGCGCGTGGGCGAGCGAGAACCAGTCGGGCGTCATCCCGGGGCGCGAGGTGCTGGAGCGCCGCTACGCCGAGGCGGCCGGGCGTTGGCCGGATCCGGCCTCCGGGCGGGCGGAGGCGCCGGAGGGCGAGGCGGCCGCCGCCGTCCCGCTGCCGGACTTCTGGGGCGGCTACCGCGTCGTGCCCGAGTCGATCGAGTTCTGGCAGGGCCGCCGCGACCGGCTCCACGACCGGATCCGCTACCGGCGGGCGGCCCCCGGGGACGCGGAGGGATGGGCGGTGGAGAGACTGGCTCCGTGA